From a single Spongiibacter taiwanensis genomic region:
- a CDS encoding hydantoinase/oxoprolinase family protein, which produces MDTANPLFYLGVDTGGTFTDFVLMGPEGLQTHKCPSTPDNPERAILNGIAALGLEQHVANGTLVVVHGSTVATNAALEGKGVKTAFITNRGFADMLTLGRQTRRDLYDLLPSRFEPPVPAPLCLETGGRLDANGNIVEPLTGADLAALKAHIAELQPDAVAINLLFSFLDPSAEKAIAAAMPDTVFVSCSSTVLPEYKEYERGMATWLNAWLGPKVARYLRQLQQALAGTPLSIMQSSGGTLDAENAGQRAVNLLLSGPAGGLAAARQLGNDLNRPRLMTFDMGGTSSDVALIDGDIKLTSEGRIGPYPVAIPMVDMHTIGAGGGSIAYIDDGGLLRVGPESAGAVPGPACYGKGGTQPTVTDANLVLGRIPATARLGGDMPVRLPLAREAIGRLAEALSLDLESTAQGIIDIANEHMVRALRVISVQRGHDPKHFSLCCFGGAGGLHICALAEALGSQEVIIPNFGGVFSALGMLQAPRERQLSRTLNRSMNEVLPAELSYHLDELTAEGKRQLLGEGITPDHIQTVATVDLCYQGQSYTLNLPFVGALPAITEAFHQAHETRYGHALDLPVQLINLRVAARAPAQFTDMPTLPAQPNATPTDYLPIAFCDAPVPRYQREQLAPGQVIPGPALISENVASSWLAPGWQAEVSPHGHLLLERLLP; this is translated from the coding sequence ATGGATACCGCCAACCCGCTTTTTTATCTCGGCGTCGATACCGGCGGCACCTTTACCGATTTTGTCCTTATGGGCCCCGAGGGCCTGCAAACACACAAGTGCCCCTCTACCCCGGACAACCCCGAGCGCGCCATTCTCAATGGCATCGCCGCCCTTGGGCTAGAGCAGCACGTTGCCAACGGCACGCTGGTTGTGGTGCACGGCTCCACGGTGGCAACCAATGCCGCGCTGGAAGGCAAGGGCGTGAAAACGGCCTTTATCACCAATCGCGGCTTTGCCGATATGCTCACCCTTGGCCGGCAAACCCGCCGCGACCTTTACGACCTGCTTCCGTCCCGCTTCGAGCCGCCTGTCCCGGCGCCGCTATGCTTGGAAACCGGCGGTCGCCTTGATGCCAACGGCAACATCGTCGAGCCGTTGACCGGGGCTGACCTCGCGGCTCTCAAGGCCCACATTGCCGAGCTGCAACCCGACGCTGTGGCCATCAACCTGTTGTTTTCTTTTTTGGACCCCAGCGCAGAAAAGGCGATTGCGGCGGCCATGCCAGACACGGTGTTTGTGTCCTGCTCGTCGACGGTGTTGCCGGAATACAAAGAATACGAACGCGGCATGGCCACCTGGCTCAATGCCTGGCTGGGGCCAAAGGTCGCCCGCTATTTGCGTCAGCTCCAACAGGCATTGGCCGGCACGCCGCTATCGATCATGCAATCTTCCGGTGGCACCCTCGATGCCGAAAACGCCGGTCAGCGGGCAGTGAATCTGTTGTTGTCCGGCCCGGCCGGCGGGCTGGCAGCGGCCCGCCAATTGGGCAACGACCTGAATCGTCCGCGCTTGATGACCTTTGATATGGGCGGCACCTCCAGTGATGTGGCGCTGATCGACGGCGATATCAAACTGACCAGCGAGGGGCGTATCGGCCCTTATCCCGTGGCGATTCCGATGGTCGATATGCACACCATCGGCGCAGGGGGCGGGTCTATCGCCTATATTGACGACGGCGGCCTGCTACGGGTCGGCCCCGAATCTGCCGGTGCGGTGCCCGGGCCCGCCTGCTATGGCAAGGGAGGCACCCAGCCCACGGTCACCGATGCCAATCTGGTTCTGGGCCGCATTCCCGCCACGGCCCGCCTCGGTGGCGATATGCCCGTGCGGCTACCGCTTGCCAGGGAGGCAATCGGCCGCCTTGCAGAAGCGCTTTCGCTTGATCTGGAAAGCACCGCCCAGGGCATTATCGACATCGCCAATGAGCATATGGTGCGCGCACTGCGGGTGATTTCGGTCCAGCGGGGCCACGATCCCAAGCACTTCAGCCTGTGTTGCTTTGGCGGGGCCGGTGGCCTGCATATCTGTGCGCTGGCCGAAGCCCTGGGCAGCCAGGAGGTCATCATTCCCAACTTCGGCGGGGTATTCTCGGCTCTGGGGATGCTGCAAGCACCGCGAGAGCGGCAACTCTCCCGGACGCTGAACAGGTCGATGAATGAGGTCTTGCCTGCCGAGCTCAGCTATCACCTCGACGAGCTCACTGCCGAAGGAAAGCGTCAACTGCTTGGCGAGGGAATTACCCCGGATCACATTCAAACCGTTGCCACAGTGGATCTGTGTTATCAGGGCCAGAGCTATACCTTGAATCTCCCCTTTGTCGGCGCGCTGCCGGCCATCACCGAGGCATTTCATCAGGCCCACGAGACCCGCTACGGCCATGCCCTCGACCTTCCGGTGCAGCTGATCAATCTGCGTGTCGCTGCCCGGGCGCCCGCCCAGTTTACCGACATGCCGACCCTGCCTGCCCAGCCCAACGCGACACCAACCGATTACCTGCCTATCGCATTTTGCGACGCACCCGTACCGCGCTATCAACGGGAGCAGCTGGCCCCGGGTCAGGTAATACCGGGCCCGGCATTGATTAGCGAAAACGTTGCCAGCAGCTGGCTAGCACCGGGCTGGCAGGCCGAAGTGTCCCCACACGGTCATCTGCTGCTCGAGCGCCTATTGCCGTGA
- a CDS encoding capsule assembly Wzi family protein, with protein MPSKLFRALTLASIGLAGPSLAAPWIKPDDLSARLQVEYLASQGLIRSPITQWPLMWGSILPDLRLAQNRKLSPQQQRTVDSLLAQFEQDSAPTQVTLSAGTADQEVTAFGGFGDSNNAPQFASVSAGFVGRRWAGELQVSYDVPDYTWEHRKLDGSYLAGAFGNWGLTIGAIDRWWGPGWQSSPILSNNARPVPALSIARNKALPFENFFLSWLGPWQLQAFIGELESNRAVPNAKLLGMRFSVKPAYWLELGATRTAQWGGDGRPQDFSSFADLVVGKDNRGDSGITLENEPGNQLAGLDFKISVAVPWGSQGAYGQFIGQDESGYAPSRYIYTAGLDGSIVARQHTLQWFFERSDTRASALSNNPRLNYSYEHAVYESGYRYKGRTIGASIDSDSTINTLGLTLLLPNRDLAKMTLSNLTLNPDGGKRTGFRGEGAVAEVSYTANVLNGQIEVGYRYVDDDIRVAGLGNDGVNTLFIETVWRW; from the coding sequence ATGCCCAGCAAGTTGTTTCGCGCTCTCACTCTGGCCTCCATTGGCTTGGCTGGCCCGAGTCTGGCGGCGCCGTGGATCAAGCCCGACGATCTCAGTGCCCGCCTGCAGGTTGAGTATTTGGCCAGCCAGGGCCTTATCCGAAGCCCGATCACCCAGTGGCCGTTGATGTGGGGCAGCATTCTGCCGGATTTGCGATTGGCGCAAAATCGCAAGCTCAGCCCGCAACAGCAGCGGACGGTTGACTCACTCCTCGCCCAGTTCGAACAAGACAGCGCGCCCACCCAGGTCACCCTGAGTGCTGGTACTGCTGATCAGGAAGTGACTGCCTTTGGCGGCTTTGGCGACAGCAATAATGCGCCGCAATTTGCCAGCGTGAGCGCCGGTTTTGTGGGGCGGCGCTGGGCGGGTGAGCTGCAAGTCAGTTACGACGTGCCGGATTACACTTGGGAGCATCGCAAGCTGGACGGCAGCTACCTGGCTGGCGCCTTTGGCAACTGGGGGCTGACGATTGGTGCGATTGATCGTTGGTGGGGGCCGGGCTGGCAGTCCAGTCCTATCCTGTCCAACAATGCGCGCCCGGTGCCGGCACTGTCTATTGCTCGCAACAAAGCCCTTCCCTTTGAGAATTTTTTTCTATCGTGGCTCGGCCCCTGGCAGCTACAAGCCTTTATTGGCGAGCTGGAGTCCAACCGAGCGGTGCCCAACGCCAAACTGCTGGGCATGCGTTTCTCAGTCAAACCGGCCTACTGGTTAGAGCTGGGTGCCACCCGCACCGCCCAATGGGGCGGCGATGGCAGGCCGCAGGATTTCAGTAGCTTTGCCGATTTAGTGGTCGGTAAAGACAACCGGGGCGACAGCGGTATCACTCTTGAGAACGAGCCTGGCAACCAGTTGGCTGGATTGGATTTCAAAATAAGCGTCGCGGTGCCATGGGGGAGTCAAGGCGCATACGGCCAATTCATCGGACAGGACGAGAGTGGCTATGCGCCATCTCGCTATATCTACACTGCCGGACTGGACGGCAGCATTGTGGCGAGGCAACACACGCTGCAATGGTTCTTTGAACGCAGCGATACCCGAGCGAGTGCTTTAAGCAACAATCCTCGTCTCAATTACTCATATGAGCATGCTGTCTACGAAAGCGGTTATCGATACAAAGGGCGCACGATAGGAGCAAGCATTGATAGCGACAGCACCATCAACACCCTTGGCTTAACCCTGCTGCTGCCCAATCGCGATTTGGCTAAAATGACCTTGTCCAACCTGACCCTAAACCCCGACGGCGGCAAGCGAACTGGCTTTCGCGGAGAGGGCGCGGTGGCCGAAGTCAGCTACACCGCCAACGTGCTTAACGGCCAGATTGAGGTTGGCTACCGCTATGTTGATGACGATATTCGGGTGGCTGGCCTGGGGAACGACGGCGTAAATACACTGTTTATTGAGACCGTGTGGCGCTGGTAA
- a CDS encoding YfhL family 4Fe-4S dicluster ferredoxin, with amino-acid sequence MALMITDECINCDVCEPECPNEAIYQGPAIYEIDPDRCTECVGHFDAPQCQQVCPVDCIPLNPEHIETEVQLLAKYRNLIAVG; translated from the coding sequence ATGGCACTGATGATTACCGACGAGTGCATCAATTGCGATGTTTGCGAGCCTGAGTGCCCCAATGAGGCGATTTACCAGGGCCCTGCGATTTACGAGATTGATCCCGACCGCTGCACGGAGTGCGTCGGTCACTTTGACGCGCCCCAATGCCAGCAGGTCTGCCCGGTGGACTGCATTCCCCTCAACCCGGAACATATTGAAACCGAAGTACAATTGCTGGCGAAGTACCGCAATCTGATTGCGGTAGGTTAG
- the coaD gene encoding pantetheine-phosphate adenylyltransferase has product MKRIVYPGTFDPITRGHIDLVERASRLFDTVVLAVANSEKKKPMFELDTRMELCREALSHLENIEVCSFTGLTVELAQEQNCSIILRGVRTVADYEYELQLANMNRALAPGIETVFLTPGESLSYVSSSLLREIAGMGGDVSRFVPDNVMRALNARFAKRG; this is encoded by the coding sequence ATGAAACGCATCGTCTACCCCGGCACCTTTGACCCCATTACCCGCGGCCATATTGATCTGGTGGAGCGGGCCAGTCGCCTGTTTGACACGGTGGTGCTCGCCGTGGCCAATAGCGAGAAGAAAAAGCCCATGTTTGAATTGGATACCCGCATGGAGCTCTGCCGCGAGGCGCTGTCCCACCTTGAGAATATCGAGGTGTGCAGCTTTACCGGACTTACGGTAGAGCTGGCCCAGGAGCAGAATTGCAGCATTATTTTGCGCGGGGTTCGCACCGTTGCCGATTATGAATACGAGCTGCAGCTGGCCAACATGAACCGCGCCCTGGCGCCGGGGATTGAGACGGTGTTTCTCACTCCGGGGGAGTCGCTGTCGTATGTTTCCTCCTCATTGCTGCGGGAGATTGCCGGCATGGGCGGCGATGTATCGCGGTTTGTGCCCGATAACGTGATGAGGGCGCTCAATGCCCGCTTTGCCAAGCGAGGCTAG
- a CDS encoding GIY-YIG nuclease family protein, which produces MQGYPGVYILSNRRNGTLYTGATSDLVRRIHAHRAGYVDGFSKRYGLKRLVYFEACESTHQAFMRERQIKGLLRRKKIALIDSVNPSWEDLFTRLLADQAARVGVGGQSC; this is translated from the coding sequence ATGCAGGGCTATCCTGGAGTTTACATTCTCAGCAATCGCCGTAATGGTACGCTTTACACGGGCGCAACCAGCGATCTGGTACGGCGCATCCATGCCCATCGGGCGGGTTACGTCGATGGTTTTAGCAAGCGCTACGGACTTAAGCGGCTGGTTTATTTCGAGGCTTGTGAATCGACTCACCAGGCCTTTATGCGGGAGCGCCAGATTAAGGGCCTGCTGCGACGTAAGAAAATTGCGCTGATCGATTCCGTCAACCCGTCCTGGGAGGACCTTTTCACCCGATTGCTCGCCGATCAGGCCGCACGTGTTGGGGTCGGCGGGCAATCTTGTTAG
- a CDS encoding polysaccharide biosynthesis tyrosine autokinase, translating into MTSQNPTTNTNSRPQKDDEIDLLALFGTLWEKKIEIAALTAAFMLVGIFYALVATPIYRANALIQVENKSGGVPGLSEVSEMFGGESAAVTEIELIKSRNVIGTAVETLSLDVVAVPKYFPIIGEAIARRFRSAEGQVAAPVMGMTSYAWGGESIIVPRFRVPDRYHGHEFTLVAGTSNQYSLFDEDENLILEGEVGKTASNEQFELFVANLKANEGTKFSLIKRYPLNTILAYQSLLGAAEKGRESGIIELTLEGSDPRRAAKIVDVVAEAYLRQNVERQSAEAAKSLEFLRDQLPNIKKDLEAAEKKFNDYQVQAGSVNINAEATALLEQIVSIESALAELQLQQAELNRKYTTDHPAYQAWREQLAEQKARKAEMNERIKALPETQQELLGLKRDVEVGTEIYTQMLNNIQELDIVRAGTVGNVRIVDEAAVNISDPVKPKKALIVVIATMLGGFIAVALVLVRAALNRGIENPDDLEAIGLPVYASIPMSDEQRKLDRADVKRRHLRRAKHLHPNALLAQRNPTDIAIESLRSLRTSLHFAMLEASNNIMMISGPSPNVGKSFVSGNLAAVVAQTGQKVLLIDMDLRKGYMHKMFDMGPENGMSDILSKRLSVEDAIKTTKVGELSIITRGIVPPNPSELLMSQGLTDLLNTVKDQFDLVIVDTPPIMAVTDAAIVGRHCGVTMLVTRFGLNPVKELEVTKQRFEQNGIAVKGVVLNAVERRASGYGYGYGYGGYGYYQYEYKSDKS; encoded by the coding sequence ATGACAAGCCAAAATCCAACCACTAATACTAACTCTAGACCGCAAAAAGACGACGAGATCGACCTATTAGCCTTGTTTGGCACTCTGTGGGAAAAGAAGATTGAGATCGCGGCACTCACCGCAGCATTTATGCTGGTGGGCATCTTTTATGCTTTGGTCGCCACGCCAATCTACCGGGCAAACGCACTCATTCAAGTAGAGAATAAATCGGGCGGCGTGCCGGGGCTCAGTGAAGTCTCAGAGATGTTTGGTGGTGAATCTGCCGCCGTGACTGAAATCGAACTCATTAAAAGTCGAAACGTTATCGGCACCGCGGTTGAAACGCTCTCGCTTGATGTCGTCGCAGTGCCTAAATATTTCCCAATCATTGGCGAAGCCATCGCACGACGCTTCCGTTCAGCGGAAGGACAGGTTGCAGCGCCAGTTATGGGCATGACCTCTTATGCCTGGGGCGGGGAATCGATCATCGTCCCCCGGTTCCGAGTGCCGGACCGATACCATGGCCATGAGTTTACACTGGTTGCTGGCACCAGCAACCAGTACTCCTTGTTTGACGAAGACGAAAACCTCATTCTAGAAGGCGAAGTTGGAAAGACCGCCAGTAACGAACAATTTGAACTGTTCGTGGCAAACTTAAAGGCCAACGAAGGAACGAAGTTTTCCCTGATTAAGCGCTATCCTCTCAATACGATATTGGCTTACCAAAGTCTTTTAGGCGCGGCAGAAAAGGGCCGAGAGTCCGGCATTATCGAACTGACTTTAGAAGGCAGCGACCCTCGGCGGGCCGCGAAAATTGTCGACGTGGTCGCCGAAGCCTATTTGCGCCAGAACGTGGAGCGCCAATCGGCCGAGGCGGCCAAAAGCCTCGAGTTCTTGCGCGATCAATTGCCAAATATCAAGAAAGACCTCGAAGCTGCTGAGAAAAAATTTAACGATTATCAAGTGCAAGCCGGATCGGTCAACATCAATGCCGAGGCAACTGCGCTCCTCGAGCAAATTGTCAGCATAGAATCTGCCCTTGCCGAACTTCAACTGCAGCAAGCTGAATTGAATCGGAAGTACACCACCGACCACCCCGCCTATCAGGCATGGCGCGAGCAGCTCGCTGAGCAAAAGGCCCGCAAAGCTGAAATGAACGAGCGGATCAAAGCATTGCCTGAGACCCAACAAGAACTTCTTGGCCTAAAGCGCGATGTTGAAGTGGGTACCGAGATTTACACCCAAATGCTTAACAATATTCAAGAGCTGGATATTGTTCGGGCGGGCACCGTTGGCAACGTACGCATTGTAGATGAGGCCGCAGTAAACATTTCCGACCCAGTCAAACCTAAAAAGGCGCTGATCGTTGTCATAGCTACCATGCTGGGCGGATTTATTGCCGTGGCGCTGGTGTTGGTCCGAGCCGCCCTAAACCGCGGCATTGAAAACCCAGATGACCTGGAAGCTATCGGCCTGCCCGTTTACGCCTCAATCCCCATGTCAGATGAGCAGCGCAAGCTGGATCGCGCAGATGTGAAGCGCCGCCATTTGCGCAGAGCAAAGCACCTCCACCCCAACGCCCTGCTCGCCCAACGCAACCCGACCGATATTGCGATTGAGAGTTTGCGCAGCCTGCGCACCAGCCTGCATTTTGCGATGTTGGAAGCCTCGAACAATATCATGATGATTTCCGGGCCCAGCCCTAACGTGGGTAAGTCTTTTGTGTCAGGTAATTTGGCGGCGGTAGTGGCTCAGACCGGGCAAAAAGTCTTGCTGATTGATATGGACTTACGTAAAGGCTACATGCACAAAATGTTTGATATGGGACCTGAAAATGGCATGTCCGATATTTTGAGTAAGCGCTTGTCCGTCGAGGACGCCATCAAAACGACAAAGGTCGGCGAACTGTCCATTATTACTCGCGGCATTGTACCGCCGAACCCCTCGGAGCTGTTGATGAGCCAGGGGCTGACAGACTTGCTGAATACCGTTAAGGATCAGTTTGATCTAGTAATTGTGGATACCCCACCGATTATGGCGGTCACCGATGCAGCAATTGTTGGACGCCACTGTGGAGTAACCATGCTTGTTACGCGCTTTGGCTTGAACCCAGTTAAAGAACTGGAGGTAACCAAGCAGCGTTTTGAACAGAACGGTATCGCGGTTAAAGGCGTTGTTCTCAACGCCGTTGAACGTCGCGCATCGGGCTATGGCTACGGCTATGGTTACGGTGGATACGGTTACTATCAATACGAGTACAAGTCCGATAAAAGCTAG
- a CDS encoding polysaccharide export protein: MKLLHASVLILSAISAGCTVVPGSDMSRMNSVWFDDTPEDYAPASTNIEYIPINATVLSHIKSQPFSAPKSSKDLDEHIQNYVYRIGTGDVLTVTVWEHPELTIPSGSFRSASEGGNEVKADGTIFYPYVGDIQVVGKTTAEVKTLIEEKLSEVINKPQVDVRVADFRSQRVYISGAVERPGIVPVTNVPMTVLDAVESVGGMAEDAAWTSAQLTRDGQVSTISLRALYERGDWQGNMLLKHGDLIHIPRNDAEKIFVLGEVNIPQSMFMSRNGTTLAEALASARGINEGRADGRGIYVLRNAGVSRDEDGLPIYNATVFHLNANSAVGFMLADSFPLQARDVVYVAPSPITKWNRFLSQLLPTILATENVQDIEAR, translated from the coding sequence ATGAAACTGTTACACGCCTCTGTGCTCATTTTGAGCGCGATCTCGGCAGGCTGTACCGTGGTACCCGGCAGCGATATGAGCCGGATGAATTCGGTGTGGTTCGACGATACACCAGAGGACTACGCGCCAGCCAGCACCAATATTGAATATATTCCGATTAATGCGACGGTGCTGAGCCATATCAAATCCCAACCATTCTCTGCCCCGAAAAGCAGCAAGGACCTCGACGAGCATATTCAAAACTACGTCTACCGTATCGGCACGGGGGACGTGCTGACTGTTACCGTTTGGGAGCATCCGGAGCTGACCATTCCCTCGGGATCGTTCCGTAGCGCTTCGGAGGGCGGCAACGAGGTAAAAGCTGACGGCACCATTTTCTATCCCTATGTTGGCGATATTCAGGTTGTCGGCAAAACGACCGCCGAAGTCAAAACGTTAATAGAAGAAAAGCTTAGCGAGGTCATCAACAAGCCCCAGGTCGATGTGCGGGTGGCCGACTTTCGCAGTCAGCGCGTATATATCAGCGGCGCGGTGGAGAGGCCAGGCATTGTGCCCGTCACCAATGTCCCCATGACCGTGCTGGACGCAGTGGAAAGCGTCGGGGGCATGGCTGAGGACGCGGCGTGGACATCCGCCCAGCTAACCCGAGACGGCCAGGTAAGTACTATTTCGCTGCGCGCCCTGTACGAGCGCGGTGACTGGCAAGGAAACATGCTCCTCAAGCACGGCGATTTAATTCATATTCCTCGTAATGACGCCGAGAAAATATTCGTCCTCGGTGAGGTCAATATTCCGCAAAGCATGTTTATGTCTCGCAATGGCACTACCTTGGCGGAAGCACTGGCCAGTGCCAGAGGTATTAATGAAGGGCGCGCTGATGGCCGAGGCATTTATGTTTTGCGCAATGCTGGTGTTAGCCGGGATGAAGATGGCCTGCCGATTTACAATGCAACGGTATTTCACCTCAATGCCAACTCCGCCGTTGGCTTTATGCTGGCAGACTCGTTCCCCCTCCAGGCCCGCGACGTTGTCTATGTGGCTCCCTCGCCCATCACCAAATGGAACCGATTCCTAAGCCAGCTCTTGCCCACCATACTGGCAACGGAAAACGTCCAAGATATTGAAGCTCGTTAG
- the mutM gene encoding bifunctional DNA-formamidopyrimidine glycosylase/DNA-(apurinic or apyrimidinic site) lyase: MPELPEVETVCRGVSPHLLGRKITQVTVRNGALRWPVPADLPIKLQGQQVISLQRRAKYLLVEFAAGWMIVHLGMSGRLYLVEGGTAVAKHDHVDWQLDNGRVLRYTDPRRFGAVLWVEGAVTSNHVLLRHLGPEPLSEEFSGDYLHRKSQGRKQPIKTLLMDGRVVVGVGNIYANEALFMAGIRPTRAAGAISKARVRVLVDAVKEVLAKAIAQGGTTLKDFVGGDGKPGYFKQELLVYGRAGLPCVRCQTPLREIRLAQRTTVYCSECQR; this comes from the coding sequence GTGCCTGAATTACCTGAAGTAGAAACGGTGTGTCGCGGCGTAAGCCCCCATTTGCTGGGCCGCAAAATCACTCAGGTGACGGTGCGCAATGGCGCGCTGCGCTGGCCTGTCCCCGCAGACTTGCCGATAAAGTTGCAGGGCCAGCAGGTGATCTCTCTCCAGCGTCGAGCCAAGTATCTGCTGGTGGAATTTGCCGCCGGCTGGATGATCGTTCACCTTGGCATGTCAGGGCGTCTCTATCTGGTTGAAGGCGGCACCGCCGTTGCAAAACACGATCATGTTGATTGGCAGTTGGATAACGGTCGGGTGTTGCGCTACACCGATCCGCGCCGCTTTGGTGCCGTTTTGTGGGTGGAGGGCGCTGTCACAAGCAACCACGTGTTGCTACGCCACTTGGGGCCGGAGCCGCTCTCAGAGGAGTTTAGCGGTGACTACCTTCACCGCAAATCTCAAGGTCGAAAGCAGCCGATCAAGACATTGTTAATGGACGGGCGCGTAGTGGTCGGTGTAGGGAATATCTACGCGAATGAAGCCTTGTTTATGGCCGGAATCCGGCCCACCCGCGCCGCAGGCGCCATTAGCAAGGCTCGAGTGCGAGTGTTGGTTGATGCGGTGAAAGAGGTGCTCGCGAAAGCGATCGCGCAAGGTGGCACGACGCTAAAAGACTTTGTGGGAGGTGACGGCAAACCGGGTTATTTCAAGCAGGAGCTGCTGGTCTATGGTCGCGCCGGCTTGCCTTGTGTGCGCTGCCAAACACCGTTGAGGGAAATTCGCTTGGCCCAGCGCACCACAGTTTATTGTTCGGAATGTCAGCGCTGA
- the ggt gene encoding gamma-glutamyltransferase yields MITLSLSAMASDPLIVPEAASGLSETKAVRYQHAMAVTANPYASEAAKTILQQGGSAVDAAITAQLVLGLVEPQSSGIGGGAFMLHWDSKTKQLSSWNGRETAPVNTEERHFLTKSGKPMSFYDAVIGGYAVGVPGVVAMLEAAHKAHGKLPWSALFAPAITLAEQGFMLSPRLHTLLSNSPRIAVNPAIRDCFFVNGKPKPVGTVLKNPAYASTLKQLAEGGAEAFYHGGLAKQLVAAVTNDPNRPGKLQLSDLANYRAQQQPAICAAFLQYQVCGAPPPSSGGTTVLAILGMIENATKGGKDILPLHSFIEASRIAFADRNRYIADPDFVEVPTQGLVDPGYLKQRADLISDKQRLQDVTAGNPPGAPPREGSESPELPSTSHFSIVDSDGNVVSMTTSIETAFGSRVMVGGFLLNNQLTDFSFAPKDETGELIANRIESGKRPRSSMSPTIVLKDGQPILAIGSPGGARIIDYVALSLYRILAMDMPIDEAISAGHVVAMGPYLELEAGRFTPEQIKVLEDLGHAPRQGEQTSGLHVIRLLPDGLEGAADPRREGEVAGF; encoded by the coding sequence ATGATAACGCTCTCGCTTTCTGCCATGGCCAGCGATCCGCTGATCGTGCCAGAAGCTGCTAGCGGTCTTAGTGAAACCAAAGCCGTGCGCTATCAGCACGCGATGGCGGTTACAGCCAACCCCTACGCCAGCGAGGCCGCCAAAACCATCCTCCAACAGGGTGGCTCAGCGGTAGATGCCGCTATCACCGCCCAGCTGGTTCTGGGGCTGGTGGAGCCCCAGTCCTCGGGCATCGGCGGCGGTGCATTTATGCTTCACTGGGATTCGAAGACCAAGCAACTTAGCAGCTGGAATGGCCGCGAAACCGCACCGGTGAATACCGAGGAGCGACACTTTTTGACGAAATCCGGCAAGCCCATGTCGTTTTACGACGCGGTCATTGGCGGCTACGCCGTGGGCGTGCCCGGTGTGGTGGCGATGCTGGAAGCCGCCCATAAGGCTCATGGCAAACTCCCCTGGTCAGCGCTGTTCGCACCGGCTATTACGCTGGCGGAACAGGGGTTTATGTTGTCGCCACGACTGCACACCCTACTGAGCAACTCCCCTCGCATCGCGGTTAACCCGGCCATTCGCGATTGCTTTTTTGTTAATGGAAAGCCAAAACCCGTCGGCACAGTGCTGAAGAACCCCGCCTACGCCAGCACCTTAAAACAGCTTGCCGAGGGCGGCGCTGAAGCGTTCTACCACGGCGGATTAGCCAAGCAATTGGTTGCCGCGGTGACCAACGATCCAAACCGCCCTGGCAAGCTTCAGCTCAGTGATTTGGCCAATTACCGGGCTCAGCAGCAGCCCGCCATTTGCGCCGCCTTTTTGCAGTATCAAGTTTGTGGTGCCCCGCCACCGTCATCCGGGGGGACAACGGTGTTAGCCATTCTTGGCATGATTGAAAACGCAACCAAAGGCGGAAAAGACATCCTGCCACTACATTCCTTCATCGAAGCCTCCCGCATCGCCTTTGCCGATCGCAATCGCTACATCGCCGATCCAGATTTTGTCGAGGTTCCTACTCAGGGGCTGGTCGATCCGGGTTACCTCAAGCAGCGCGCGGATCTCATTTCTGACAAGCAACGCCTGCAAGACGTTACGGCAGGCAACCCGCCCGGTGCGCCGCCGCGTGAGGGCAGCGAGTCGCCGGAGCTGCCCTCCACCAGTCACTTCAGCATCGTCGACAGTGATGGCAACGTGGTCAGCATGACCACCAGCATCGAAACCGCCTTCGGCTCCCGAGTGATGGTGGGCGGCTTTTTACTGAACAATCAGCTCACCGACTTTTCCTTCGCGCCCAAAGATGAAACTGGTGAGCTCATCGCCAATCGCATCGAATCAGGCAAACGACCGCGGTCCTCCATGTCGCCCACCATTGTGCTCAAGGACGGCCAACCGATTCTGGCCATCGGCAGCCCGGGCGGCGCACGCATCATCGACTACGTAGCGCTAAGCCTTTACCGCATTCTGGCGATGGACATGCCCATTGATGAGGCCATTTCTGCTGGGCACGTTGTGGCCATGGGGCCCTATCTGGAGCTGGAGGCCGGCCGGTTCACCCCGGAACAAATAAAAGTACTTGAGGACCTTGGCCACGCTCCCCGGCAAGGCGAGCAAACCAGCGGACTACATGTGATTCGTCTATTGCCAGACGGACTGGAAGGCGCTGCCGACCCGCGCCGGGAGGGTGAGGTAGCGGGGTTTTGA